From Glycine soja cultivar W05 chromosome 4, ASM419377v2, whole genome shotgun sequence, the proteins below share one genomic window:
- the LOC114409174 gene encoding auxin-responsive protein IAA8-like, with protein sequence MSPPVLSMGEEEGKSNVTLLGSSSTAMESVCLKSLEFKERNYMGSSDCSSVDSSVPSFSEECKSNLNLKATELRLGLPGSQSPERDSDLCLRSSTQLDEKPLFPLHPLTDDHHSSAKIAVLGNKRGFSDAMNGLSSEGKFLVDLEAANPILSPRPACNLGLKPGSTLDKVGAQQTKMKEVATTKGNETRPSIDGSANNNSAPATKAQVVGWPPIRSFRKNSLATTSKNNEVVDGKKGVGALFVKVSMDGAPYLRKVDLKNYSTYPELSSALEKMFSCFTISKCGSHGILGREMLNETKLKDLLHGSEYVLTYEDKDGDWMLVGDVPWEMFIETCKRLRIMKSSDAIGLAPRAVEKSKSRN encoded by the exons ATGTCTCCGCCAGTGCTAAGCATGGGGGAGGAGGAGGGTAAAAGCAATGTCACTTTGTTGGGTTCCTCATCAACCGCCATGGAAAGTGTGTGTCTCAAGAGCTTAGAATTTAAAGAACGCAACTACATGGGTTCATCTGATTGTTCTTCTGTGGACAGCTCGGTTCCGTCCTTCTCAGAAGAGTGTAAAAGTAATCTGAACCTGAAAGCCACTGAACTCAGGCTTGGGCTTCCGGGATCACAGTCTCCTGAAAGAGATTCTGATCTTTGCTTAAGAAGCTCAACTCAATTAGATGAAAAACCTTTGTTTCCGTTGCATCCTTTGACTGATGATCACCATTCTTCAGCCAAAATTGCTGTCTTGGGAAACAAAAGAGGGTTCTCTGATGCCATGAATGGCCTCTCCTCCGAG GGGAAATTCCTAGTTGATTTGGAGGCCGCCAATCCGATACTATCTCCCAGGCCTGCTTGTAACTTGGGATTAAAACCTGGTTCTACCCTTGATAAAGTTGGGGCTCAGCAAACCAAAATGAAAGAAGTAGCAACAACAAAGGGCAACGAAACTAGACCAAGTATTGATGGTTCTGCAAATAATAACAGTGCACCAGCTACCAA GGCTCAGGTTGTGGGGTGGCCTCCTATAAGATCATTCCGGAAAAATTCATTGGCAACTACTTCAAAGAACAATGAAGTAGTTGATGGAAAAAAGGGGGTTGGTGCACTGTTCGTCAAGGTCAGTATGGATGGTGCCCCCTATTTAAGGAAAGTAGACTTGAAGAATTACTCTACATATCCAGAATTATCTTCTGCTCTAGAAAAGATGTTCAGCTGTTTTACTATAA GTAAATGTGGATCTCATGGAATTCTGGGCAGGGAGATGCTGAATGAAACCAAGCTGAAGGACCTTCTTCATGGATCAGAATATGTTCTTACATATGAGGACAAAGATGGCGATTGGATGCTTGTGGGTGATGTTCCCTGGGA GATGTTTATTGAAACATGCAAGAGGCTGAGGATCATGAAGAGTTCTGATGCCATTGGTCTAG CTCCCAGGGCTGTTGAAAAAAGTAAGAGCAGGAACTAG